Proteins encoded together in one Flavobacteriales bacterium window:
- a CDS encoding 2-oxoacid:ferredoxin oxidoreductase subunit beta yields the protein MSTTNGTTSAPVKVDFSSDQEVRWCPGCGDYSILKQVQTLLEQSGRKKEEVVFISGIGCSSRFPYYLDTYGLHGVHGRAPAIVSGLRSVRPDLSVWMITGDGDALSIGGNHIIHLLRRNVDVNVLLFNNEIYGLTKGQYSPTSPEGAVTRSTPMGSTDHPFNPLALVKGADGTFIARSMDRDPKHMREVLARADAHRGTSLVEVYQNCNVFNDGAFETFTEKATKPIHSLFVEHGKPLLFANGTKGICLKDMRPRVVDIGPAFSADDCWVHDERDAFKASLLVRLFDDPRMEGGFPRPFGVFYVNERATHEAKMTAQVKAAKERKGEGDLDALLKGEHTWTIG from the coding sequence ATGAGCACCACGAACGGAACGACCAGCGCACCGGTGAAGGTCGACTTCTCCAGCGATCAGGAAGTGCGTTGGTGCCCCGGTTGCGGCGATTACAGCATCCTGAAGCAGGTGCAGACCCTGCTGGAGCAGAGCGGCAGGAAGAAGGAGGAGGTCGTCTTCATCAGTGGCATCGGCTGCAGTTCGCGCTTCCCGTACTATCTGGACACCTACGGGCTGCACGGGGTCCACGGCCGCGCGCCCGCGATCGTGAGCGGCCTGCGCAGCGTGCGCCCCGACCTCAGCGTGTGGATGATCACCGGCGATGGCGATGCGCTCAGCATCGGCGGCAACCACATCATCCACCTGCTGCGCCGCAACGTGGACGTGAACGTGCTGCTCTTCAACAACGAGATCTACGGCCTCACCAAAGGACAGTACTCACCCACCTCGCCCGAGGGCGCGGTGACGCGCAGCACCCCCATGGGCAGCACGGACCATCCGTTCAACCCGCTCGCGCTGGTGAAGGGCGCCGATGGCACCTTCATCGCCCGCAGCATGGACCGCGACCCGAAGCACATGCGCGAGGTACTGGCCCGCGCCGATGCGCACCGCGGCACCAGCCTGGTGGAGGTCTACCAGAACTGCAACGTGTTCAACGACGGCGCCTTCGAGACCTTCACCGAAAAGGCCACCAAGCCCATCCACAGCCTCTTCGTGGAGCACGGCAAGCCGTTGCTGTTCGCCAACGGCACCAAGGGCATCTGCCTGAAGGACATGCGGCCGCGCGTGGTCGACATCGGTCCGGCGTTCTCCGCGGACGACTGCTGGGTGCACGACGAGCGCGACGCGTTCAAGGCCTCGTTGCTCGTGCGCCTCTTCGACGACCCGCGGATGGAAGGCGGCTTCCCGCGTCCGTTCGGCGTGTTCTATGTGAACGAGCGCGCCACGCACGAGGCGAAGATGACCGCGCAGGTGAAGGCGGCGAAGGAGCGCAAGGGCGAGGGCGACCTTGACGCGTTGCTCAAGGGCGAGCACACCTGGACGATCGGGTGA
- a CDS encoding YihA family ribosome biogenesis GTP-binding protein — MRTLNATHLGSGREARHWPAPTLPEYAFIGRSNVGKSSLVNMLVGINKLARVSATPGKTRNVEHFRVEPARGDVAQPWLLADLPGYGFARTSRTEREEWKRMIDRYLLTRENLQCVFVLVDARLEPQNSDLDMIQWLGENGIPFVIAFTKSDKLAQPKVQSHVALFRRTLKKTWQNLPLMFITSSETRQGREVVLEYIDGINAQWAVGR, encoded by the coding sequence ATGCGCACACTGAACGCCACGCACCTGGGCAGCGGCCGGGAGGCCCGGCACTGGCCCGCGCCCACCCTGCCGGAGTACGCCTTCATCGGCCGCAGCAACGTGGGCAAGAGCTCACTGGTGAACATGCTCGTGGGCATCAACAAGCTGGCGCGGGTGAGCGCCACCCCGGGCAAGACCAGGAACGTGGAGCACTTCCGGGTGGAGCCTGCCCGGGGCGACGTGGCGCAGCCGTGGTTGCTGGCCGACCTCCCGGGCTACGGCTTCGCCCGCACGAGCCGCACCGAACGGGAGGAATGGAAGCGCATGATCGACCGCTACCTGCTCACGCGGGAGAACCTGCAGTGCGTGTTCGTGCTGGTCGACGCACGGCTCGAACCCCAGAACAGCGACCTGGACATGATCCAGTGGCTGGGTGAGAACGGCATCCCCTTCGTCATCGCGTTCACCAAGAGCGACAAGCTGGCCCAGCCGAAGGTGCAGAGCCATGTCGCTCTGTTCCGCCGCACGCTGAAGAAGACCTGGCAGAACCTGCCGCTGATGTTCATCACCTCCAGTGAAACACGTCAGGGACGCGAGGTCGTTCTGGAGTACATCGACGGCATCAATGCGCAGTGGGCGGTGGGACGGTGA
- a CDS encoding DUF4421 family protein has protein sequence MRRLRPVFLFAALSAGTPLFGQVERWATPTNGGFDSSYVLDLTHLLTLRVYMSTKFNSIELRDAARESRVSYRPNTTINLGLGASYRGLTGNLGFGFGFLNNDDADLGETRYLDAQGNLFGRRFAVNLFAQSYKGYYIDVLNYPGSAEGDTLYARILREDRLRPDLVQENLGLSVLHILGNRRFSYRAAFNQDAWQRRSAGSMLVGGYGVFQAMRSERPEIPSELDSLFAPVLRFRRLEQAELGGLIGYAHSFVIRRHVFISLSIAGGLGLVRSEGWYPEADTDRRDVIWSAGLRSQQRIALGYNSARTCVGVSLSNETSSTNPDRDATYAWNVGNLRLFVAYRVPVRLGIVDKVMSRLGLL, from the coding sequence GTGCGTCGACTTCGTCCGGTGTTCCTTTTCGCGGCGCTGTCGGCCGGAACGCCCCTGTTCGGCCAGGTCGAACGCTGGGCAACGCCCACCAACGGAGGCTTCGACAGCAGCTACGTGCTCGATCTCACCCACCTGCTGACCCTGCGGGTGTACATGAGCACCAAGTTCAACTCCATCGAACTGCGCGATGCCGCTCGCGAGAGCCGGGTGAGCTACCGGCCCAACACCACCATCAACCTCGGCCTGGGCGCCAGCTACCGCGGCCTCACCGGCAACCTGGGCTTCGGGTTCGGCTTTCTCAACAACGACGACGCGGATCTGGGTGAGACCCGCTACCTCGATGCGCAGGGTAATCTGTTCGGTCGGCGTTTCGCGGTCAACCTGTTCGCCCAATCGTACAAAGGCTACTACATCGACGTGTTGAACTATCCGGGCTCCGCGGAGGGCGACACGCTGTATGCGCGCATCCTGCGCGAGGACCGGCTGCGTCCGGACCTGGTGCAGGAGAACCTCGGGCTGAGCGTGCTGCACATCCTCGGCAACCGGCGGTTCAGCTACCGGGCCGCCTTCAACCAGGATGCATGGCAGCGACGGAGCGCGGGATCCATGCTCGTGGGAGGCTACGGGGTGTTCCAGGCGATGCGGTCCGAGCGGCCGGAGATCCCATCGGAACTCGACAGCTTGTTCGCGCCGGTGCTCAGGTTCCGTCGGCTGGAGCAGGCGGAGCTCGGCGGCCTGATCGGTTATGCGCACAGCTTCGTCATCCGGCGGCATGTGTTCATCTCGTTGTCCATTGCCGGCGGTCTCGGCCTGGTGCGCAGCGAGGGCTGGTACCCGGAGGCGGACACCGACCGGCGCGACGTCATCTGGTCGGCCGGCCTGCGCAGCCAGCAGCGCATCGCCCTCGGCTACAACAGCGCGCGTACCTGTGTCGGCGTGTCCCTCTCCAACGAGACCTCCAGCACGAACCCCGACCGCGACGCGACCTACGCGTGGAACGTGGGCAACCTGCGCCTCTTCGTCGCCTATCGCGTTCCCGTGCGGCTGGGCATCGTGGACAAGGTGATGTCCCGGCTGGGGCTTTTATGA
- the mraZ gene encoding division/cell wall cluster transcriptional repressor MraZ, whose product MLNLLGEYDLRLDAKGRLVLPSGLKRQLAEVATKGFVIARDVFKPCLVLYPMSEWERTQAMMARLNPFVEKNREFIRRFTNGATRVELDGSDRILLPKPLMDHAGIGKDLKLMGLLDRVELWSKEGHARMQREAVDLTALAEEVMGSLGNANGQ is encoded by the coding sequence ATGCTGAACCTCTTGGGTGAATACGATCTGCGGCTGGACGCCAAAGGGCGTCTGGTGCTGCCGAGCGGGCTGAAGCGACAGCTCGCCGAGGTGGCCACCAAAGGCTTCGTGATCGCCCGCGATGTGTTCAAGCCCTGCCTGGTGCTGTACCCCATGAGCGAGTGGGAGCGGACGCAGGCCATGATGGCCCGCCTGAACCCCTTCGTGGAGAAGAACCGGGAGTTCATCCGGCGCTTCACGAACGGGGCCACACGGGTGGAGCTCGATGGCAGCGACCGCATCCTGCTGCCCAAGCCGCTGATGGACCATGCCGGCATCGGCAAGGACCTGAAGCTGATGGGCCTGCTCGACCGGGTGGAGCTCTGGAGCAAGGAAGGCCATGCCCGGATGCAGCGCGAGGCCGTGGACCTCACCGCCCTCGCCGAAGAGGTGATGGGCAGCCTAGGCAACGCCAATGGCCAGTGA
- the nadE gene encoding NAD(+) synthase has product MDSIAIADHITDWLKEQCTRTGQRGFVVGVSGGVDSALTSTLCARTGLPTLCVEMPIHQSRAQVQRAQDHISWLGARHPNARMEVVTLTPVFDQLIATLPVFHDQAVMELAQANARARLRMTTLYYFAGLLRHLVAGTGNKVEDFGVGFFTKYGDGGVDLSPIADLTKTEVFAVTKALGVIDSILQAKPTDGLWGDDRSDEDQIGASYPELEWAMALRERGTDPATLELTGRQRSVLAIYDQRNAANRHKMEPIPVCVVPSSLKS; this is encoded by the coding sequence ATGGACAGCATCGCCATCGCCGACCACATCACCGACTGGTTGAAGGAACAATGCACGCGCACCGGTCAGCGGGGCTTCGTGGTGGGCGTCAGCGGCGGGGTGGACAGCGCGCTCACCAGCACCCTGTGCGCCCGCACGGGCCTGCCGACGCTGTGTGTGGAGATGCCGATCCACCAGTCCCGTGCGCAGGTGCAACGCGCGCAGGACCATATCAGCTGGCTGGGTGCGCGCCACCCCAACGCGCGGATGGAGGTGGTGACGCTCACCCCGGTGTTCGACCAACTGATCGCCACGCTTCCGGTGTTCCACGACCAGGCCGTGATGGAACTGGCGCAGGCGAACGCGCGGGCGCGGTTGCGCATGACCACGCTCTACTACTTCGCCGGGCTGCTGCGCCATCTGGTGGCGGGCACCGGTAACAAGGTGGAGGACTTCGGCGTGGGCTTCTTCACCAAGTACGGCGATGGCGGCGTGGACCTCTCCCCCATCGCCGACCTCACCAAGACGGAGGTGTTCGCCGTGACGAAGGCACTGGGCGTCATCGACAGCATCCTGCAGGCGAAGCCCACCGACGGGCTGTGGGGCGATGACCGCAGCGACGAGGACCAGATCGGCGCGAGCTATCCGGAGCTGGAGTGGGCCATGGCGTTGCGCGAGCGTGGAACGGACCCGGCGACCCTGGAGCTCACGGGCCGTCAGCGCAGTGTACTGGCCATCTACGACCAACGCAACGCCGCCAATCGCCACAAGATGGAGCCCATCCCCGTCTGCGTCGTGCCATCGTCGCTCAAGTCCTGA
- the gldC gene encoding gliding motility protein GldC — MRTSEIRIDVQLDENHVPERIHWEAEDGGARSEARAMLLALWDEREQNTLRIDLWTKTMSVEDMKRFFHQNILTMADTFERATGEGRMAAQMRDFGAYFAEHMLGVKPEK, encoded by the coding sequence ATGAGGACATCGGAGATCCGGATCGACGTGCAACTGGACGAGAACCATGTGCCCGAACGCATCCACTGGGAGGCCGAGGACGGCGGCGCGCGCAGTGAGGCGCGCGCCATGTTGCTCGCGCTGTGGGACGAACGCGAGCAGAACACCCTGCGCATCGACCTATGGACGAAGACCATGAGCGTGGAGGACATGAAGCGGTTCTTCCACCAGAACATCCTCACCATGGCCGACACCTTCGAGCGGGCCACTGGGGAGGGACGCATGGCCGCACAGATGCGTGATTTCGGGGCCTATTTCGCCGAGCACATGCTGGGCGTGAAGCCGGAGAAGTGA
- a CDS encoding serine/threonine-protein phosphatase has protein sequence MRLREDRRARTAEAQEQRAVIEAAYRDLTDSIRYSQHIQQAVVPDTILLDRYTAGHFLLHRPKDFVSGDLPWCAPVEGRTVWAVADHTGHGVPGALMSILGCTLLHGVVVEQRVDRPAEILDRLREAVIRALQRPGRQGPQDGMDIGICALDHRTGTLRFAGAMHPIYRVRGRELTDVAGDRMPVGLMPEAGCPFTEHTLDVRPGDMLYLCSDGLQDQLGGPADRKFGRKRLKELLADIAAMPMQDQLHRV, from the coding sequence GTGCGCCTCCGCGAGGACCGGCGGGCCCGCACCGCCGAGGCCCAGGAGCAACGCGCCGTGATCGAGGCCGCGTATCGCGACCTCACCGACAGCATCCGCTACAGCCAGCACATCCAGCAGGCCGTAGTGCCGGACACCATCCTCCTCGACCGGTACACCGCCGGCCACTTCCTGCTGCACCGCCCCAAGGACTTCGTGAGCGGCGACCTGCCATGGTGCGCTCCTGTGGAAGGACGCACCGTGTGGGCCGTTGCGGACCATACCGGGCATGGCGTGCCAGGCGCGCTGATGAGCATCCTGGGCTGTACTCTGCTGCACGGCGTGGTGGTGGAACAGCGCGTGGATCGACCGGCCGAGATCCTCGACCGCCTGCGCGAAGCGGTGATCCGCGCCCTGCAGCGACCGGGACGCCAGGGCCCGCAGGACGGGATGGACATCGGCATCTGTGCACTGGATCACCGCACCGGAACGCTGCGCTTCGCGGGCGCCATGCATCCGATCTACCGGGTCCGCGGCCGCGAGCTCACGGATGTCGCCGGCGACCGTATGCCGGTGGGCCTGATGCCGGAAGCGGGCTGTCCGTTCACGGAACACACACTCGATGTGCGCCCAGGCGACATGCTCTACCTCTGCTCGGACGGCCTGCAGGACCAGCTCGGCGGTCCGGCGGACCGGAAGTTCGGTCGCAAACGGCTCAAGGAGCTCCTGGCCGACATCGCCGCCATGCCGATGCAGGACCAGTTGCACAGGGTGTAG
- a CDS encoding type II toxin-antitoxin system RelE/ParE family toxin: MAAPQKVEWTPEALDQLERIHAYVRGQWNQRIADRFITLVIEFEELIIRYPNGFPCSSLHPELRMGPIHRNVRAVYRVDADRILIITLLDNRADNSAWF, encoded by the coding sequence ATGGCCGCTCCGCAAAAGGTTGAGTGGACCCCCGAAGCGCTCGATCAGTTGGAGCGCATCCACGCATATGTGAGGGGGCAATGGAACCAGCGCATCGCTGACCGTTTCATCACACTTGTCATCGAGTTCGAGGAACTGATCATCCGCTACCCGAACGGGTTTCCCTGTTCTTCCCTGCATCCGGAGTTGCGCATGGGTCCGATACACCGCAACGTCAGGGCGGTCTACCGTGTGGATGCGGATCGGATCTTGATCATCACCTTGCTCGATAACCGGGCGGACAATAGCGCCTGGTTCTGA
- the rsmH gene encoding 16S rRNA (cytosine(1402)-N(4))-methyltransferase RsmH encodes MASEYHAPVLSQPCVNGLNIRPDGVYVDVTFGGGGHSRAILERLGPDGALIAFDRDADAWARALQDPRFTLVRSDFRWVRNHLRFLGRLPVDGLLADLGVSSHQFDTAARGFSFRHEGPLDMRMDRRGRRTAADLVNAADEAGLTRILRAYGEVDASPRVARCILHAAAVRRITTTQQLLDVLRPVTPRHDASGFLAQVFQALRIAVNDELGSLERLLTESARIIRPGGRLVVISYHSLEDRLVKNWMRAGDLGGVERKDLYGNSLRPFRPLNTKAIRPDDEEINTNPRARSARLRIAERT; translated from the coding sequence ATGGCCAGTGAGTACCACGCTCCCGTTCTTTCCCAACCTTGTGTCAATGGCCTGAACATCCGCCCCGACGGCGTCTATGTGGACGTCACCTTCGGCGGCGGCGGTCACAGCCGGGCGATCCTCGAACGCCTCGGTCCTGATGGGGCGCTCATCGCCTTCGATCGTGATGCGGATGCCTGGGCAAGGGCCCTGCAGGACCCCCGGTTCACCCTGGTGCGTTCCGACTTCCGCTGGGTGCGCAACCACCTGCGGTTCCTCGGCCGCCTTCCGGTCGATGGCCTGCTGGCGGACCTGGGCGTGAGCAGCCACCAGTTCGACACCGCGGCGCGCGGCTTCAGCTTCCGCCACGAGGGTCCGCTGGACATGCGCATGGACCGTCGTGGGCGACGTACCGCGGCCGACCTGGTGAACGCGGCGGACGAGGCGGGGCTCACGCGGATCCTGCGCGCCTACGGAGAGGTGGACGCATCGCCTCGGGTGGCCCGTTGCATCCTCCACGCCGCGGCCGTCCGGCGCATCACCACCACCCAGCAGCTGCTGGACGTGCTCCGACCGGTGACGCCGCGCCACGATGCCAGCGGATTCCTCGCCCAGGTCTTCCAGGCCCTGCGCATCGCGGTGAACGATGAGCTCGGCTCCCTGGAGCGCCTGCTCACCGAGAGCGCGCGGATCATCCGGCCCGGAGGTCGCCTGGTGGTGATCAGCTACCACAGCCTGGAGGACCGGCTGGTGAAGAACTGGATGCGCGCGGGCGACCTGGGCGGAGTGGAGCGGAAGGACCTCTACGGCAACAGCCTCCGACCCTTCAGGCCATTGAACACGAAGGCGATCAGACCGGACGACGAAGAGATCAACACCAACCCCCGGGCGCGCAGCGCCAGGCTCAGGATCGCAGAACGAACGTGA
- a CDS encoding alpha/beta hydrolase: protein MLQGLKEEGEFRYVEEGDGPVLLFLHGLFGALSNFEEVFRHFAGRYRVVVPMLPLYSMPMLSTNVPALADFLHRFVRHKGYTEVNLLGNSLGGHVALIHCARRPEGVRTLILTGSSGLYENAFGGSFPRREDKEYLRKKIALTFHDPKHATDELVDECYGTVNDKAKLIRILALAKSAIRHNMARDLPKLRMPVCLIWGRQDGITPPEVAEEFHQLIPGSELHWVDECGHAAMMEQPAVFNRILDEWLSRKLA, encoded by the coding sequence ATGCTGCAAGGGTTGAAGGAGGAAGGCGAGTTCCGCTACGTGGAGGAGGGCGATGGTCCCGTTCTTCTGTTCCTGCATGGCCTGTTCGGGGCGCTGAGCAACTTCGAGGAGGTGTTCCGCCATTTCGCAGGGCGGTACCGGGTGGTGGTGCCCATGCTGCCCCTGTACAGCATGCCCATGCTGAGCACCAATGTCCCCGCCCTGGCCGATTTCCTGCACCGGTTCGTCCGGCACAAGGGCTACACCGAAGTGAACCTCCTGGGCAATTCGCTCGGTGGACATGTGGCCTTGATCCATTGCGCCCGCCGCCCCGAGGGCGTCCGCACGCTGATCCTCACCGGCAGCAGCGGCCTGTACGAGAACGCCTTCGGCGGCAGCTTCCCGCGCCGGGAGGACAAGGAGTACCTGCGCAAGAAGATCGCCCTCACCTTCCACGACCCGAAGCACGCCACCGATGAGCTGGTGGACGAGTGTTATGGGACGGTGAACGACAAGGCCAAGCTCATCCGCATCCTGGCCCTGGCCAAGAGCGCCATCCGCCACAACATGGCGCGCGACCTGCCGAAGCTCCGCATGCCGGTGTGCCTCATCTGGGGCAGGCAGGACGGCATCACGCCCCCCGAGGTGGCCGAGGAGTTCCACCAGTTGATCCCCGGCAGCGAACTGCACTGGGTGGATGAATGCGGCCACGCGGCGATGATGGAACAGCCTGCCGTGTTCAACCGCATCCTGGACGAATGGCTGTCGCGCAAGCTGGCGTGA
- a CDS encoding PorT family protein: MKKAFLPLAIAALLALPSTAQESKGFKLGIKAAPNLGWIKSTTKELEGDGVNLGFSFGLMTDFRLGSDNYALSTGLYMNLLGANQTSKSYKTAIGGLERTVPAFEFARRYQYVELPIMIKLKTNEMGYMTYFGQLGFGSAFCVSAKSDEYSYNAVSTGIGADARFDREEKANILKETVPFRASLVVGVGAEYKFAGNTALVFGINYNNGFTDTFDKAVLFDRKDAEVGDQVEAHGKLHYGELLLGVYF, translated from the coding sequence ATGAAGAAGGCGTTCCTTCCCCTTGCGATCGCGGCCTTGCTGGCCCTTCCGTCCACGGCCCAGGAGTCCAAGGGCTTCAAGCTCGGCATCAAGGCCGCACCCAACCTGGGCTGGATCAAGTCCACCACCAAAGAACTGGAAGGCGATGGGGTGAACCTCGGCTTCTCCTTCGGCCTGATGACCGACTTCCGTCTGGGCAGCGACAACTACGCGCTGAGCACCGGCCTCTATATGAACCTCCTGGGCGCGAACCAGACCAGCAAGTCGTACAAGACGGCGATCGGCGGCTTGGAGCGCACCGTCCCCGCCTTTGAATTCGCCAGGCGCTATCAGTATGTGGAGCTGCCGATCATGATCAAGTTGAAGACCAACGAGATGGGTTACATGACCTACTTCGGTCAATTGGGCTTCGGATCCGCCTTCTGTGTATCGGCCAAGAGTGACGAATACAGCTACAATGCGGTGAGCACCGGCATCGGAGCGGACGCCAGGTTCGACCGCGAGGAGAAGGCCAACATCCTGAAGGAGACGGTGCCTTTCAGAGCGTCGTTGGTGGTGGGCGTCGGTGCGGAGTACAAGTTCGCCGGCAACACCGCGCTGGTCTTCGGCATCAATTACAACAACGGGTTCACCGACACCTTCGACAAGGCCGTCCTCTTCGACCGGAAGGATGCAGAGGTGGGCGACCAGGTGGAGGCGCATGGCAAGCTCCACTATGGGGAGCTGCTGCTGGGCGTGTACTTCTGA
- a CDS encoding sigma-70 family RNA polymerase sigma factor codes for MSDQEIIGQLRTGQQHKALVKLYAHLPKVERMVRNHGGTSADAKDLFQDALIILLGKAKDEAFTLTCSIGTYLYAICRNKWQEELRRQGRFTQELDALPDELNDLGALLADERHFGLAERALQALGDKCLELLKRFYLLKEPLLTIAKSIGLAGEGAAKTRKYKCLEEARKRYRSLLAQGSVATIQHH; via the coding sequence ATGAGCGACCAGGAGATCATCGGCCAACTGCGAACAGGGCAACAGCACAAGGCCCTTGTGAAGCTCTATGCGCATCTGCCCAAGGTGGAACGCATGGTGCGGAACCACGGCGGCACCAGCGCCGATGCCAAGGACCTGTTCCAGGACGCGCTGATCATCCTGCTCGGAAAGGCCAAGGACGAGGCATTCACGCTCACTTGCTCCATCGGCACCTACCTATATGCCATCTGCCGCAACAAGTGGCAGGAGGAGTTGCGCAGGCAGGGCCGCTTTACGCAGGAACTGGATGCCTTGCCCGACGAGCTGAACGACCTGGGTGCCTTGCTCGCTGATGAGCGCCACTTCGGTCTGGCCGAGCGCGCGTTGCAAGCCTTGGGTGATAAGTGTCTGGAACTCCTCAAGCGCTTTTACCTGCTGAAGGAACCGCTGCTCACCATCGCCAAGTCCATCGGGCTTGCGGGCGAGGGCGCGGCCAAAACGCGGAAGTACAAGTGCTTGGAAGAGGCCCGCAAGCGCTACCGCTCATTGCTCGCACAGGGATCCGTCGCAACCATCCAACACCATTGA